A region of Ictidomys tridecemlineatus isolate mIctTri1 chromosome 4, mIctTri1.hap1, whole genome shotgun sequence DNA encodes the following proteins:
- the Numa1 gene encoding nuclear mitotic apparatus protein 1 isoform X1, with amino-acid sequence MTLHATRAAALLSWVNSLHVADPVEAVPQLQDCSVFIKIINNIHNTEEGQQILKQPVPERLNFVCSFLQKNRKHRSSPECQVSVQKVMEGSELELAKMTMLLLYHSTMNSKSPRDWEQFEYRIQAELAVILKFMLDHEDGLNLTEDLENFLEKVPVSSTCSSTISEELSPLSHQGKREVRFLELQKVASSSSGNNFLSGSPASPMGDILQTPQFQMRRLKKQLADERNNRDELELELAESRKLLTEKDAQIAMMQQRIDRLALLNEKQTACPLEPRELEELRGKNENLTMRLHETLKQCQDLKTEKSQMDRKINQLSEENGDLSFKLREFASHLQQLQGALNELTEEHSKATREWVEKQACLEKELSTTLQDKKCLEEKNEILQGKLSQLEERLAHLQENPPQEKGEVLGDILQLETLKQEAATLAANNTQLQARVETLESEQGKQEAQLLAERGRFEEEKQQLASLIADLQNSISNLGQAKEELEQASQAQGAQLTAQVASLTAELTTLNATLQQQDQELASLKQQAQKEQAQVAQVLQQQEQASQGLRHQVEQLSSSLKQKEQQLEEVAKEQEATRLDHAQQLATVAEAREAFLRERDTARQQLQALEKEKAANLEILQQQLQAANEARDSAQASVTQAQQEKVELSQKVEELHARIEAVHQERCEVQAQVASLEAQLKAEQQKAIEKESVAQEKGQLQEQLRTLEESLKITKSSLEEEKRKAANAREEQQRCISELEAKSQSLVEQQKQERKELEEEKAGRKGLEARLQQLGETHQAETEALRRELAEAMASQRRAESECEQLMKEVATWRERFEDSQQEEAQYDAMFQEQLMTLKEECEKARQELQEAKEKVAGIEAHSELQLGRQQNELAQLHANLARALQQVQEKEVRAQKLADDLSALQEKMAATSKEVARLEALVRKAGEQQETASRELLKEPPRAGDRESKWPEEQQGRQFCSTQAALQAMEREAEQMGSELERLRAALMESQGQQQEERGQQEREVARLTQERGRAQADLALEKAAKAELEMRLQNALNEQRVEFATLQESLTQALAEKEGKDQELAKLRGQEAAQRTELRELQQAMEQLKTQLAKKEKEHLQPVGVASRDDASGPGTQLKAAGEKESSGSELEALRAVVSRLEQQYQQQQEKADDLVRSLESERASKAEQDRALETLRGELEEKAQELRHSQATLASAQRELSTLHTKVQDHSKAEEEWKAQVARSQQEAERKSSLISSLEEEVSILNRQVLEKEGESKELKRLVIAESEKSQKLEERLRLLQAETASSSARAAERSSALREEVQSLREEVEKQRVTSESLRQELASQAERAEELGQELKAWQEKFFQKEQALSALQLEHTSTQALVSELLPAKHLCQQLQAEQAAAEKRHREELEQSKQAAGGLRAELMRAQRELGELGPLRQKVAEQERVAQQLRAEKASYAEQLSMLKKAHGLLAEENRGLGERANLGRQFLEVELDQAREKYVQELAAVRADAETRLTEMQQEAQNSTRELEVMTAKYEGAKVKVLEERQRFQEERQKLTTQVEQLEVFQREQTKQVEELSKKLADYDQASKVQQQKLKAFQAQGGESQQEAQRLQAQVNELQAQLSQKEQAAEHYKLQMEKAKTHYDAKKQQNQELQEQLRSLEQLQKENKELRAEADRLGRELQQAGLKTKEAEQTCRHLTAQVRSLEAQVAHADQQLRDLGKFQVATDTLKSREPQAKPQLDLSIDSLDLSCEEGTPLSISSKMPRTQPDGTSIPGEPASPISQRLPPKVESLESLYFTPIPARGQAPLESSLDSLGDVFLDSGRKTRSARRRTTQIINITMTKKLDVEEPDSANSSFYSTQSAPIPQATLRPASSTQSLPSLGSPDDGNSALLSLPGYRPTTRSSARRSQARVSSGAPPGRNSFYMGSCQDEPEQLDDWNRIAELQQRNRVCPPHLKTCYPLESRPSLSLGTITDEEMKTGDPRETLRRASMQPTQIAEGTGITTRQQRKRVSLESHQGPGTPESKKATSCFPRPMTPRDRHEGRKQSTTEAQKKAQAVLKQADRRQSMAFNILNTPKKLGNSLLRRGASKKAQSKASPNTRSGTRRSPRIATTTASAATASAATTTPRAKGKAKH; translated from the exons CCACAACACTGAAGAGGGGCAGCAAATCCTAAAGCAGCCAGTTCCAGAGAGACTGAACTTTGTGTGCAGTTTTCTGCAGA AAAATCGAAAGCATCGCTCTTCACCAGAATGCCAGGTGTCTGTGCAGAAGGTGATGGAGGGGTCAGAGCTGGAACTGGCCAAG ATGACCATGCTACTGTTATACCACTCAACTATGAACTCCAAAAGCCCCCGGGACTGGGAACAATTTGAATATAGGATTCAG GCTGAGTTAGCTGTCATCCTCAAATTTATGCTAGACCATGAGGATGGCCTAAACCTCACTGAGGACCTAGAGAACTTCTTGGAGAAAG TTCCTGTCTCTTCCACCTGTTCCAGCACCATCTCTGAAGAGCTCTCCCCACTCAGCCACCAGGGCAAGAGGGAGGTTCGCTTCCTAGAGCTACAGAAGGTTGCCTCCTCCTCTAGTGGGAACAA cttcctcTCAGGTTCTCCAGCCTCTCCCATGGGTGACATCCTGCAGACCCCACAGTTCCAGATGAGACGACTGAAGAAGCAACTTGCAGATGAGAGAAACAATAGGGATGAGCTGGAGCTAGAGCTGGCTGAGAGCCGTAAGCTCCTCACCGAGAAGG ACGCACAGATCGCCATGATGCAACAGCGCATTGACCGCCTTGCTCTGCTGAATGAGAAGCAGACAGCCTGCCCACTGGAGCCCAGAGAGCTTGAGGAGCTGCGTGGCAAAAATGAGAA CCTCACCATGCGGCTGCACGAGACTCTGAAGCAGTGCCAGGATCTGAAGACAGAGAAGAGCCAGATGGATCGCAAGATTAACCAGCTTTCTGAGGAGAATGGAGACCTTTCCTTTAAG CTGCGGGAGTTTGCCAGTCACTTGCAGCAACTGCAGGGGGCCCTCAACGAATTGACAGAGGAGCACAGCAAGGCCACTCGGGAGTGGGTGGAGAAGCAGGCCTGTCTCGAGAAGGAGCTCAGCACAACCCTGCAGGACAAG AAATGTCTTgaagagaagaatgaaatccttcAGGGAAAACTTTCACAGCTAGAGGAACGTTTGGCACATCTGCAGGAAAACCCGCCCCAGGAGAAGGGCGAGGTGTTGGGTGACATCTTGCAG CTGGAAACCCTGAAGCAAGAAGCAGCCACTCTTGCTGCAAACAACACCCAGCTCCAAGCCAGAGTGGAGACGCTGGAGAGTGAGCAGGGCAAGCAGGAAGCCCAGCTGCTGGCTGAGCGAGGCCGctttgaagaagaaaagcagCAGCTGGCCAGCTTGATTGCTGATCTGCAGAACTCCATCTCCAACCTTGGCCAGGCTAAAGAGGAGCTAGAGCAGGCCTCCCAAGCTCAGGGGGCTCAGCTGACCGCCCAGGTGGCCTCTCTGACCGCAGAGCTCACCACACTCAATGCCACCCTACAGCAGCAAGATCAAGAACTGGCCAGCCTGAAGCAGCAGGCCCAAAAGGAGCAGGCCCAGGTAGCACAGGTCCTCCAACAGCAAGAGCAGGCCTCCCAGGGCCTCCGCCACCAGGTGGAGCAGCTGAGCAGCAGCCTGAAACAGAAGGAGCAGCAGTTGGAAGAGGTAGCCAAGGAGCAGGAGGCAACCAGGCTGGACCACGCCCAGCAACTGGCCACTGTTGCTGAGGCACGAGAGGCCTTCTTAAGGGAGCGGGATACAGCTCGCCAGCAGCTGCAGGCATTAGAGAAGGAGAAAGCTGCCAATCTGGAGATTCTGCAGCAGCAACTTCAGGCTGCTAATGAAGCCCGGGACAGTGCCCAGGCCTCAGTGACACAGGCCCAGCAGGAGAAGGTAGAGTTAAGCCAAAAAGTGGAGGAACTCCATGCCCGCATTGAGGCAGTCCATCAAGAGCGGTGTGAGGTCCAAGCCCAGGTGGCATCACTTGAGGCCCAGCTGAAGGCGGAGCAGCAAAAAGCCATTGAGAAAGAAAGCGTGGCTCAGGAGAAGGGACAGCTCCAAGAGCAGCTCCGGACCCTTGAAGAATCCTTGAAGATTACCAAGAGCAGCCTTGAAGAGGAGAAGCGCAAGGCCGCAAATGCCCGAGAGGAACAGCAGCGCTGCATCTCTGAGCTGGAGGCAAAGTCCCAAAGCCTGGTGGAGCAGCAGAAGCAGGAACGGAAGGAGCTAGAAGAAGAGAAGGCTGGACGCAAGGGGCTTGAGGCCCGATTACAACAGCTTGGGGAGACCCATCAGGCTGAGACTGAAGCCCTGCGGCGGGAGCTGGCAGAAGCAATGGCTTCCCAGCGCAGGGCTGAGAGTGAGTGTGAGCAGCTCATGAAGGAGGTAGCTACCTGGCGGGAGCGATTTGAGGATAGCCAGCAAGAGGAGGCACAGTATGACGCCATGTTCCAGGAACAGCTAATGACCCTGAAGGAGGAGTGTGAGAAGGCACGCCAGGAGCTACAGGAGGCAAAGGAGAAGGTGGCAGGGATAGAGGCCCACAGTGAGCTCCAGCTTGGCCGACAGCAGAATGAGCTGGCCCAGCTCCATGCCAACCTGGCTAGAGCCCTTCAGCAGGTCCAGGAGAAGGAGGTCAGGGCCCAGAAGCTGGCAGATGACCTCTCTGCTTTGCAGGAGAAGATGGCTGCTACTAGCAAGGAGGTGGCCCGCCTGGAGGCCTTGGTGCGGAAGGCAGGTGAACAGCAGGAAACAGCCTCTCGGGAGCTACTGAAGGAACCCCCGAGGGCTGGAGACAGAGAGTCTAAGTGGCCAGAAGAGCAGCAGGGACGGCAGTTTTGTAGCACACAGGCAGCGCTGCAGGCCATGGAGCGGGAGGCAGAGCAAATGGGCAGtgagctggagaggctgagggctGCACTGATGGAGAGCCAggggcagcagcaggaggagcgTGGGCAGCAGGAGAGAGAGGTGGCACGGCTGACCCAGGAACGGGGCCGGGCCCAAGCTGACCTTGCCCTAGAGAAGGCAGCCAAGGCTGAGCTTGAGATGCGGCTGCAGAATGCCCTAAATGAGCAGCGTGTAGAGTTTGCTACCCTGCAAGAGTCACTGACCCAGGCCCTGGCAGAAAAGGAGGGCAAAGACCAGGAGCTGGCCAAGCTTCGTGGGCAGGAGGCAGCCCAGAGAACAGAGCTAAGGGAGCTTCAGCAAGCCATGGAGCAGCTGAAGACACAGCTGGCTAAGAAGGAAAAGGAGCACCTGCAGCCTGTAGGCGTGGCCAGTAGAGACGATGCTTCTGGTCCAGGAACCCAGTTGAAGGCTGCTGGAGAGAAAGAGTCATCAGGCTCTGAGCTGGAGGCACTGCGGGCAGTGGTGAGCAGGCTAGAGCAGCAGTaccagcagcagcaggagaaggCTGATGATCTGGTACGCAGCCTGGAGTCTGAGCGTGCCTCCAAGGCTGAGCAGGACAGAGCCCTTGAGACTCTTCGGGGTGAGTTGGAGGAGAAGGCCCAGGAGCTGAGGCATAGTCAGGCCACCTTAGCTTCAGCCCAGAGGGAGTTGTCAACTCTCCACACCAAGGTCCAAGACCATAGCAAGGCTGAGGAGGAATGGAAGGCCCAGGTAGCCCGGAGCCAGCAGGAGGCAGAAAGGAAGAGCAGCCTCATCAGCAGCTTGGAGGAGGAGGTGTCCATTCTGAACCGTCAAGTcctggagaaggagggagagagcaagGAGTTAAAGCGGCTGGTTATAGCTGAGTCAGAGAAGAGCCAAAAGCTGGAGGAGAGGCTGCGCCTGCTCCAGGCAGAGACAGCCAGCAGCAGTGCCAGAGCTGCAGAACGCAGCTCTGCTCTTCGAGAGGAGGTACAGAGCCTTCGGGAGGAGGTGGAGAAACAACGAGTGACTTCTGAGAGCCTGCGGCAGGAGCTGGCCTCACAGGCAGAGCGAGCTGAGGAGCTGGGCCAAGAATTGAAGGCATGGCAGGAGAAGTTCTTCCAGAAGGAGCAGGCCCTATCTGCCTTGCAGCTGGAGCATACCAGCACACAGGCCCTGGTAAGTGAGCTGCTGCCTGCCAAGCACCTCTGCCAGCAGCTGCAGGCTGAGCAGGCAGCTGCTGAGAAGCGCCACCGGGAGGAGCTGGAGCAGAGCAAGCAGGCAGCTGGTGGACTTCGGGCAGAGCTGATGCGGGCCCAGCGGGAGCTTGGGGAGCTGGGGCCCCTGCGGCAGAAGGTGGCAGAACAGGAGCGAGTAGCCCAGCAATTGCGGGCAGAGAAGGCCAGCTACGCAGAGCAGCTGAGCATGCTGAAGAAGGCTCATGGCCTTCTGGCAGAGGAGAACCGGGGTCTGGGAGAGCGGGCCAACCTTGGCCGGCAGTTTTTGGAAGTGGAGCTGGACCAGGCCCGGGAGAAATATGTACAAGAGTTGGCAGCTGTGCGTGCTGATGCTGAGACCCGTCTGACGGAGATGCAACAGGAAGCACAGAACAGTACCCGGGAGCTGGAGGTAATGACGGCCAAGTATGAGGGTGCCAAGGTGAAGGTCCTAGAGGAGAGGCAGCGATTCCAGGAAGAGAGGCAGAAACTTACTACCCAG GTGGAACAGCTAGAGGTATTTCAGAGAGAGCAGACTAAGCAG gTAGAAGAACTGAGTAAGAAACTGGCTGACTATGACCAGGCCAGCAAGGTGCAGCAGCAGAAGCTGAAG GCTTTCCAGGCCCAGGGAGGTGAGAGCCAGCAGGAGGCCCAGCGCCTCCAGGCCCAGGTGAATGAACTGCAGGCCCAGTTGAGCCAGAAAGAACAGGCAGCTGAGCACTATAAGCTACAG ATGGAGAAAGCCAAGACCCATTATGATGCCAAAAAACAGCAGAATCAAGAGCTGCAGGAGCAGTTACGAAGCCTGGAACAGCTGCAGAAGGAGAACAAGGAGCTGCGGGCGGAAGCTGACCGTCTGGGTCGTGAGCTTCAGCAGGCTGGGCTAAAGACCAAGGAGGCTGAACAGACCTGCCGCCATCTTACTGCCCAGGTGCGCAGCCTGGAAGCACAG gTTGCCCACGCAGACCAACAGCTTCGAGACCTGGGTAAATTCCAAGTGGCAACTGACACCTTAAAGAGCCGTGAGCCCCAAGCTAAACCCCAGCTGGACTTGAGTATTGACAGCCTGGATCTGAGCTGCGAGGAGGGGACCCCACTCAGTATCAGCAG CAAGATGCCTCGTACCCAGCCTGATGGCACAAGCATCCCTGGAGAGCCAGCCTCACCCATCTCCCAGCGCCTGCCCCCCAAGGTGGAATCCCTGGAGAGCCTCTACTTCACCCCCATCCCTGCTCGAGGTCAGGCCCCTCTGGAGAGCAGCCTAGACTCCCTGGGGGATGTCTTCTTGGACTCTGGCCGAAAGACCCGCTCTGCTCGTCGGCGTACAACGCAAATCATCAACATTACCATGACCAAG AAGCTAGATGTGGAGGAACCAGACAGTGCCAATTCATCCTTCTACAGTACACAGTCCGCCCCTATTCCCCAGGCCACCCTGCGGCCCGCCTCCTCAACTCAGTCTCTACCCAGCCTGGGCTCTCCTGATGATGGCAACTCAGCTCTGCTTAGCTTGCCCGGCTACCGGCCCACCACTCGAAGCTCTGCTCGCCGCTCCCAGGCCAGGGTGTCCAGTGGGGCCCCACCAG GAAGGAACAGCTTCTACATGGGTTCTTGCCAGGATGAGCCTGAGCAGCTGGATGACTGGAACCGCATTGCAGAGTTACAACAGCGCAACCGAGTATGCCCCCCACACTTGAAGACCTGCTATCCACTGGAGTCCAGG CCTTCCCTGAGCCTGGGCACCATCACAGATGAAGAGATGAAAACTGGAGACCCCCGGGAGACCTTGCGCCGAGCCAGCATGCAACCAACCCAGATTGCTGAGGGCACTGGTATCACCACACGGCAGCAGCGCAAACGGGTCTCTTTAGAGAGCCACCAGGGCCCTGGCACCCCTGAG TCCAAGAAGGCCACCAGCTGTTTCCCACGCCCCATGACTCCCCGGGACCGACATGAAGGGCGCAAACAGAGCACTACTGAGGCCCAGAAGAAAGCTCAAGCTGTTTTAAAACAG GCTGACCGGCGTCAGTCAATGGCCTTCAACATCCTCAACACACCTAAGAAGCTGGGAAATAGTCTTCTACGACGAGGAGCCTCAAAGAAGGCCCAGTCCAAGGCCTCCCCCAACACCCGCAGTGGAACCCGCCGCTCTCCACGCATTGCCACCACCACAGCCAGTGCTGCCACTGCTTCTGCGGCCACTACCACCCCTCGGGCCAAGGGCAAG gCAAAGCACTAA